One region of Sylvia atricapilla isolate bSylAtr1 chromosome Z, bSylAtr1.pri, whole genome shotgun sequence genomic DNA includes:
- the LOC136373708 gene encoding LOW QUALITY PROTEIN: granzyme A-like (The sequence of the model RefSeq protein was modified relative to this genomic sequence to represent the inferred CDS: inserted 6 bases in 5 codons), whose amino-acid sequence MCVLWLTFLGLCVDIIGGYEVKPHSRPFMAQIKGSRGIICGGALIKEDWVLTAAHCKEEKAKVVLGAHSSKKREKEQQTFQIAKCIPYPCYDSKTKEXDIMLLQLQGKAKLNKAVKPISLPTSDDNLKPGTVCSVAGWGRTTNRGNXMSSALMEVNVTVISRXICNDXKHYNGQPTITENMICAGIRXGGKDSCDGDSGGPLRCNNVMRGITSFGKPKSCGKPNGPGVYTRLTKQYLEWIRKTIGGA is encoded by the exons ATGTGTGTCTTGTGGCTTACTTTTTTAGGTTTGTGTGTGGATATCATTGGGGGATATGAAGTAAAACCGCACTCAAGACCATTCATGGCCCAAATCAAAGGATCAAGAGGAATTATTTGTGGAGGAGCTTTAATCAAGGAAGACTGGGTGTTAACAGCTGCACATTGTAAAGA GGAAAAAGCCAAAGTTGTTCTTGGAGCCCATTCATCGAAAAAACGTGAAAAAGAACAGCAGACTTTTCAGATTGCAAAATGCATTCCTTATCCATGCTATGACTCCAAAACCAAGG ATGACATTATGCTGCTGCAG cttcagggaaaagcaaaacttaaTAAAGCTGTGAAACCCATTTCCTTGCCTACCTCAGATGACAATCTCAAACCAGGAACAGTTTGCTCAGTAGCAGGATGGGGTAGAACTACCAATCGTGGGA GCATGTCTTCTGCCCTGATGGAAGTCAATGTCACTGTCATCAGCA GAATCTGCAATG AAAAACATTATAATGGGCAACCCACCATAACAGAGAACATGATATGTGCAGGGataag aggaggaaaggactCGTGTGAT gGGGACTCTGGTGGACCTTTAAGATGCAATAATGTGATGAGAGGCATCACTTCATTTGGGAAGCCAAAGAGCTGTGGCAAGCCTAATGGCCCTGGTGTCTACACTCGACTCACAAAGCAGTACCTTGAGTGGATAAGGAAAACCATAGGGGGGGCCTAA